Proteins from a genomic interval of Eschrichtius robustus isolate mEscRob2 chromosome 9, mEscRob2.pri, whole genome shotgun sequence:
- the MARCKS gene encoding myristoylated alanine-rich C-kinase substrate produces the protein MGAQFSKTAAKGEAAAERPGEAAVASSPSKANGQENGHVKVNGDASPAAAEPGAKEELQANGSAPAADKEEPAAAGSGAASPAAAEKDELAAAAPEAGASPAEKEAPAEGEAAEPGSPTAAEGEAASAASSTSSPKAEDGATPSPSNETPKKKKKRFSFKKSFKLSGFSFKKNKKEAGEGGEAEGTAGASAEGGKDEAAGGAAAAAGEAAGAASGEPAAAPSEEAAAGEQGAAGGDPQEAKPEEAAVAPEKPSASEEAKAAEEPSKAEEKTEEAGASAATCEAPSAAGPGAPPEQEAAPAEEAAAAAASSACAAPTQEAQPECSPEAPPAEAAE, from the exons ATGGGTGCCCAATTCTCCAAGACCGCTGCGAAGGGAGAAGCCGCCGCGGAGAGGCCTGGGGAGGCGGCTGTGGCCTCGTCGCCTTCTAAAGCGAATGGGCAG GAAAATGGCCACGTGAAGGTAAACGGCGACGCTTCTCCCGCGGCCGCCGAGCCCGGCGCCAAGGAGGAGCTGCAGGCTAACGGCAGCGCCCCGGCCGCCGACAAGGAGGAGCCCGCGgccgccgggagcggggcggcgtCGCCCGCCGCGGCCGAGAAAGATGAGctggccgccgccgcccccgagGCCGGGGCCAGCCCTGCGGAGAAGGAGGCCCCCGCGGAGGGCGAGGCCGCCGAGCCCGGCTCGCCCACGGCCGCGGAGGGGGAGGCCGCCTCAGCCGCCTCCTCGACGTCTTCGCCCAAGGCCGAGGACGGGGCCACGCCCTCGCCCAGCAACGAGAccccgaaaaaaaaaaagaagcgctTTTCCTTCAAGAAGTCTTTCAAGCTGAGCGGCTTCTCCTTCAAGAAGAACAAGAAGGAAGCGGGAGAGGGCGGTGAAGCCGAAGGCACCGCCGGCGCCTCCGCCGAAGGCGGCAAGGACGAGGCCGCCGGGGGCGCCGCTGCGGCCGCCGGCGAGGCTGCGGGCGCGGCCTCCGGGGAGCCGGCGGCGGCGCCGAGCGAGGAGGCGGCCGCGGGCGAgcagggggcggcggggggcgaCCCGCAGGAGGCCAAGCCCGAGGAGGCCGCCGTCGCGCCCGAGAAGCCGTCCGCTAGCGAGGAGGCCAAGGCGGCCGAGGAGCCCAGCAAGGCCGAGGAGAAGACCGAGGAGGCCGGGGCCAGCGCGGCCACCTGCGAGGCGCCCTCGGCCGCGGGGCCCGGCGCGCCCCCGGAGCAGGAGGCGGCGCCCGCGGAGGAGGCGGCGGCCGCCGCGGCGTCGTCAGCCTGCGCAGCTCCCACACAGGAGGCCCAGCCCGAGTGCAGTCCAGAAGCCCCCCCAGCGGAGGCGGCAGAGTAA